One genomic window of Conger conger chromosome 9, fConCon1.1, whole genome shotgun sequence includes the following:
- the irx1b gene encoding iroquois-class homeodomain protein IRX-1b: MSLPQLSYPQYLSATQAVHNCDRSGVLSASARGNGSDIGANPSATAAAVTSVLGMYANHYSAHNYSAFLPYTRADLALFSQLGSQYEFKDSPGVHPPSFAAHPSTAFYPYGQYQYGDPSRAKSATRESTSTLKAWLQEHKKNPYPTKGEKIMLAIITKMTLTQVSTWFANARRRLKKENKVTWGRSAEDRDGKIFDSDTEGDVEKNEDDEEIDLESIDIDKVDENSGDQSNEEDDEARDQSDQGSIDKRASLSPETHKVFDRSDRKNIGLLSPGGQSSCQVPANKPKIWSLAETATSPDISVKSVSPSAPASHSSPLVQHPAFLPNHGIYTCQIGKLNSWTNAALFSQNPLLSVKSFLGVNQGHQQPDHHRRKQQTPTMGVTSSATAVHSENCPEDFSPTHIDRQMTDSPTQTLKSSFQLVHDSSRNQQEATQRVLMALSST, translated from the exons ATGTCTTTACCCCAGTTGAGTTACCCCCAGTATTTAAGTGCCACCCAAGCGGTACACAACTGCGATCGGTCAGGGGTGCTGTCTGCATCTGCTCGTGGAAACGGCTCTGACATCGGTGCAAATCCGTCTGCTACAGCTGCAGCGGTCACGTCGGTGCTGGGAATGTACGCTAACCATTATTCAGCCCACAACTACAGCGCTTTTCTACCGTACACCAGGGCCGATTTAGCGCTCTTCTCTCAACTG GGCTCACAATATGAATTTAAGGACAGTCCGGGCGTTCACCCGCCTAGCTTTGCGGCCCATCCCTCTACAGCATTCTACCCCTACGGACAATACCAGTACGGCGACCCTTCAAGAGCAAAGAGTGCCACCCGCGAATCCACAAGTACGTTAAAAGCTTGGCTGCAGGAGCATAAGAAAAACCCGTACCCAACCAAAGGAGAAAAGATCATGTTGGCTATCATCACGAAGATGACACTCACGCAGGTTTCCACCTGGTTTGCCAATGCGAGGCGGAGACTCAAGAAAGAGAATAAGGTGACATGGGGAAGAAGCGCAGAAGATAGAGATGGCAAAATATTCGACAGTGACACTGAAGGGGACGTGGAGAAGAATGAAGACGACGAGGAAATTGACTTGGAAAGCATAGACATTGACAAGGTTGATGAAAACAGTGGAGATCAAAGTAATGAGGAGGACGATGAAGCCAGAGACCAGTCGGACCAGGGAAGTATCGATAAAAGAGCGTCGTTGTCACCTGAAACGCACAAAGTTTTTGACCGTTCTGATCGAAAAAACATTGGACTGCTGTCTCCTGGCGGGCAAAGTAGCTGCCAAGTGCCAGCAAATAAGCCAAAAATATGGTCCTTAGCAGAGACGGCGACTAGCCCGGACATCTCTGTGAAATCCGTGTCACCCTCTGCCCCTGCCAGTCACAGTTCGCCACTGGTCCAGCACCCAGCCTTTCTTCCAAACCATGGAATATACACATGTCAGATTGGAAAACTAAACAGCTGGACGAATGCTGCTCTCTTCAGCCAGAATCCCTTGTTGAGTGTGAAGTCTTTTCTGGGAGTAAATCAAGGTCACCAGCAACCTGATCACCACCGTCGTAAGCAGCAAACACCGACCATGGGGGTTACGTCATCTGCCACAGCAGTCCACAGTGAGAACTGCCCAGAGGACTTCAGTCCAACACATATAG aTCGACAAATGACTGATTCGCCGACACAGACATTAAAGTCATCCTTCCAACTCGTCCATGACAG TTCCAGAAATCAACAAGAAGCAACGCAGCGAGTTCTAATGGCTCTTTCCTCGACGTGA